The following nucleotide sequence is from Apium graveolens cultivar Ventura chromosome 4, ASM990537v1, whole genome shotgun sequence.
GAAAGGAAACTTTTCGGAGTAACAATATTTGCCTGTAACAATAATTTGGAGCTGACCAGACTGTAACTATCTGGTTATTGAACATCCATTTATAACCTTCCATTACTAACTGATGGGCCCGGCATATGTAATCAATGTTATTAGTGTGATTGAAAGGAGCAACTACACTGCCACCAAAGAGGAAACCTGCACCGCGGGGACTCAAGCCCCATCCGTCTACGATGTCTTCTGGATCTGACCATAGTAAGTCACACATACCGCCATCATGGGGTACTTCTTGCTTTCTATCAATTGTCCGAATCTGCCATATGACTTGCGTTATAACTATTTATTAGGAGCATAAGCCAAAATCTACAGGATGAGCTCCCAAACCTGATCTAATGTTGAAATTGTAGGAGATAGACCACCGTGAACAGAAAAAATCTTATTCTCAATAAGGGCAGACAGACTGTAGATTACAGAGGAAAACAACATTAAAATTCATAGCAAGACTATCTGAATGTAACTTGATGAATTATGTGGTTGATACCCTATAACCACAAACTAATATTCTAAAGCCACCATATCTTTTGGGTGTCCCACCAAAGCAGTTCTATATTAATATGTTCTATATTACCATTATTCGAATAGAAAAATGCATGGTTGTCGCGTCAATGAGTTGAGGCGAGTCGACGGACCTCCCGCTAGTCGACTAGTTGttgaaaaaaataatatatttattatagATTAAAAAACAatatagacacacacacacatgtaTATATGTTATGTATTTTAGATTTCTAAGTTCTAGGTTCTAAGTTCCAACTCCTTCCACAATGTTTAATTTCAGATTCTAAGGAATTAAGAATCCGACACTTGAAGATAATGATGAAAAAGCTAGAAGAGTTAACAAATAACAACAAGAAAAGTATTTGCAATCATGTGAAATATGTAACAATTGATCAATAACAGTAGTCTGATACAACTGTGATGTGTTGTGGTAGTGCAGCATGCAACAAAATTTAtgcagaaaaaaaaaatatatatatatatatacattcagCAGCTTGACTAGTCCACTAGTCGACCGCTTCGTCGACTAGTCGACCAATTAGTCGACCAGGTGACCGAAATATCGACATTCAACTAGTCGACATGTTGAGTCGACATCCAATCACCGCTTACTCGAGAGTAGTCGCGACTAGTCGACCGACATGACAACCATGGAAATTGGCAATTCAGAAACAAATATGATTAAAACTATGACACCTATCGACTCCACATTATAGGGACAGTAAAAAGCACTATAAAATTTGTTTTTTTTCAAGAACGTAGTGAAGTACGCAACATAACTAGTAAAGGAACTTACATAGTTTGTAGAGCAAATTCGGAGGATGGTAAGATGTATGTAACCTTAGCTATACTCAAAAGAATAGAGAGGAAGGCTATATCCGtaaaatatgaaaaaaaatataaactGACATACAGAATACAGATACGGACCCATGATCTATCATTAGAGAGACAGACCATGCCATAGATTAATCTGTTATCCTTGCAAcatagaatatatatatatatattatatatatatatatatcaactagtACCTATGATACAAGTATCAAGAATCGATGTGCATGAACATTACAGAAAATATTTTGTCCATATATTATATTTTTGTGAAAGTTtctgttcatattttatttttctataaGATACTAACAACTTTCTCATGATTCTGATTATCcaaaagatgaagttatataCCCTGAAGAACAAATGTCTCTAAAATTTGTTTTCACAGAAAGACAATGACACTAGTTGTGTATCTATCTAATTTGAACCAGAGAGACACCACTGTCATCTTTATAGGAATTAGGAGATCACCACACCTTAGGTAGTCGAATATATCTGTGCAATATCTCCAAACATTGACCGAACCATACTTCCGAAGGCACTCATCATAGAATCCATAGACCTGACATACAGAACAGAGGATAAGTTCttgcaacaaaatattaaaaaaaattaaacaaggCATTCGAAGTACGGACCAGACCTGAGTAATCTGTCGGCTCTCATGATTCCCTCTGATTAGAGTTATTCGATCTGGATACCTGACCTGTTTATACACAATTCTTTAATTAAACAACAACATGAAGAGACCTACAGTAAATAAACTGATGGTTCCTTTCGCCCCCAGTAGGACTTTTGCAACATCCATTTTAGTGCTTAATTTCTTGATAAATACAAGCTTAAGTAGCAAGCTAGCAATATATCTGGACTGTACAGCTTCGTATGTACTTTCGCTTAATTAGATATACTAGCTATTAGCCCGTGGCCCCATGCAATGCACGAAATTCTGAAGACCAAATCACATTAACTTGTGAATATAATATATCAGATTTAATTTACTTTTCCTTCTAACAACAATATTAAGTTAACGTTGTATTCGTAAGGAGTCGAACGTCTTGAACCTTAATCTCTTCACTTAATAATActactaaaataaaattttaccCCTGACGACCAAACCACATTAATTCCCTCACTAATTATATACAGGATACATCTTATTTGCCATATTAGACGGAACTTATGTATATATAGTTATCTTAATATATTGAAAAAAAATAGATTCCTTAAGTACTTAcaagaaaaaaattattaatgAAAACGACGGAAACTTTCTACCCCTGTAATGATCAAGGTCGGGTTGTACCGTTTAAGCCTATGCCTACAGGGTAGCTAGAGCATTATCAAGGAAAAAAATAGGTGAAGCAGAAAAATTGATATAAATAAGGTATTGGCAGACTTGACGATAACAAACTACACACCATCTCCAGAGAACTATATAAGGGAGTAGAAATGGTGTGCTTAGAAATACCTTTAGGGCAAGTAGAAGTAGAAATGTTTCCACTGAATAAAATCCCCTGTCAACAAAATCTCCAAGAAATAAGTAATTGGTTTTTGGACAATCACCCCCCACTTTAAAAAGTTCTTTCAGGTCATAAAACTGCCCATGAATGTCGCCACATATCTATACAAACGAAAACAAGGAAAAAAAGCAAAGTATAAGAAGAAATGTGACATTAACAGAGAGCTACATTACAATGACAATCAATCACCCAATAAACAAGTTTTTCCAGATACCAACTACATCTGCATAGAGTATGTGATTACAGACCACACAATGATTTCGAAAAAGAAAAAATAACTGAATATTCAAGCACCGAGCTATAAAAGTCGTGTATAATATAAAGTATCGGTAATTCATAATGAGATATTTAATTTATTACTGAGTAACATGTTCAGCGTTGGATTAGATTATATGACAGGGGATCATATTATATCAGAGAAGCATCTGAATTGTACTTTACTAACTTGAACACGGGTCTGAGAATATATATTTAGGCGACATGCGCAAGGTGACATGTTATACATGAGAAAATGAAGATTGCAAAGTGATGTAATGCTTATTGTATTACTATTCAATTTATGAAAACAATGTAGGCTGTAGTTATAAAAGATATGAAATTCAATTCCCTATCATCTTGGTATTAAACTGGTGTTTCAATCATAGGGATATCACTTCATTTGATATCAAAAAGTATaccaaaataaatatttatttgcAAATTTCTAGGAGAACTGACTATTTGCCTTGTCATATCTTACCACCTTTTGAGCTATTGCTATATTTTGTATTTGTTATCCTCAAGTACCCGTAGGAGAGTAGTGATATAATTTTTTCAATATGGTCTAATATTTTCAAATGAAAGCATTAATTTAAGTATCTTGATACATGATGATGAGGCTAAAAAGAATATCACTACCACATAAAGCTAAATGATTGAATCTTCCAAAACGTTGAACTTTGTGGGAAAATTAAGAGATCATTGCCTTTGGCGGACAGGGAAAGGGGGGGGGGAGGGTGGGTTGCGACCTGTCCATATACTCGGAATTGACAATTGATACCCTGTTATATGAGCAACTATTAAAAATATCAGAGAAAGTTACTTAATAGTTATAAAATCAACCTTGTCCCAAAAGCCCTTTAATGGGATTGACATCAAAACGATATCATATTGTTAACAAGTCCTACTTTATGACTTAGGAGCGTGTAAATTTTCTTTGCTTGCTCCAACTCTTGTTTATTGGATGTTCAATTTAACTAATCTAATGGGTAGAGTGATATATAAAATCTAAAGGATACGAATATAGTAAAGTTTATAAATGTATGCACAAAAGAAAGAGAGCACATACAATGAATGAGAAAGACAGAGAAGCCCTAATTACAGTTGAGCTTGAGCAGATGATAATAATAAGTATAAGCAGAAAATAAAGAGAGATCCAGAAGGGAGAGAGAGAGTGggggagagggagggagagaggagagagagagagagagagagagagagagagagagagagagagagagagagagagagagagagagagagagagagagagagagaggagtaCAGTGACGGGGGCATCAACTCTTTGAACATTGCTTTCCTCAACAAGAATCTCCATAGCTTTGAGACAGAGAGACTTGACTTGAGATTCTTTCAAAGGCTCGCATTTCTTGAGCTGCTCTATTTGTCTGTCTAGCTCACAAGACATCCCTCCCCCCGGGGATTCGATTCCCCACCCAATTCCAATTCACTCTCTTGCTTTGCTACTACCAACTCAGCCTCACAAATTTGTGTGTGTCTGTTTTATTGTGTTTATTTTATACGCATTTCCCCATTTTCTTCTGTTCATTGTCTTTAcctcttttttctttttaattgTATGTATAAAAAATATCAGTTGTATTTTAAACAACCGAATAAGCGATACACAATAACGTACAACAAACAAATACTAACAAATACTAGTATATAAACTAATATACGATAGTCGTTcttatcattatatattataattttaattttaataatatgttaCTTGTAGAATTTAATATCTTATcacttaaataataattttttaattatatctaattattCTCATTAATTTAATTTGGTGATTGTAGATTGAGTAATCAAGGACGAACAactaaatttttaattttttatttttaatataatagtataaattaataaattagtATTTAACCTATTctttttaatttattaatgatTTGAAAGTTCTATATatgttttataatgcatattTATAGGAAAATAAATATTGATAATTGTTTGCCAATTTATGACACACGCACAAGTGTAAGAGGTCGAACTCCTGAATTCCCGCGCAACGGTTACAAGAGCTCGAACACAAAAGTAGGCAATATTGATCATTTTTCAACTACATGCAGTATTGTAAAAATTGAgtattaatcaaaataattaatctgAGTAAAAAATCagatatattataatattaaattatattattattattatattaattatttattaacaattatatatttattaacaattatatatttattatatcataatttttataattatttatatttaagttaatataatattttaatattaataaaaatttatatatattataataaagaaaAATTCGTAAAAATTTATAAGATATAAATTGAATCGATTACAAGAATTAACCAAAAACACGAAAGTGCGCAATTGATCATTTTTCAACTACGTGACTTGGGATACATGACTTTGGATACCCAGGTGTCAGGTATTGATTCATGGGTCCTGTTCCCTGACAATCATGTGTCATTTGTCAGGGAACACTTAACCAACACACTATCTCCTGGCCGTTGGATCGTGAATCCAACGGTCAggattaaaaaaaaaaatttggccGGTCCGCGCTTTTTTTCCGCGGAATGCTACCCTTTACGCGCTTTTTTTCCGCGGAACATATTTCTCTTCCGCGGATAATATTAGCGGAACGTCTGTACTTACAGTTTATAATCCTAAAAACGATCACACTTTCCTTTTGTGGAGCATTTGTCAATTTGGAGAGCAAATTTGGGGGAATTCTTGATTTTGTTCATCCTTATTCACTAATTACATTTGGTAAGCTCAATTTCTTGCTTTTTTCTTGTTGTAGTTATGGATAAGATGTTTGCTCGGTTTCAAGGTAGAAAAGCTTTGAGAAAAAATGATAATGTTGTAAATAGTGAGGTTGTTGATATTAGTGATAGTTGTCTACGTAATGATAATGTAAATTATGTTAACCATGTTGATGATTGTGATGAAAATGTTTATGTTAGTGAACatagatttgaaaatgaagatttgtATGAAAATAGTGAGTTTGTGCATGAGGGTTGGGATAAGAGTGTTGTTAGGGAAGAAGATATTGTAATTCCTTTCTTGAGTCAAAATTTCCCTAATTTGGTAGCCGCCGAAATTACAATTAGGGCCTATGATTTGAAAAATGGGTTTGCAATTAAAATCCAAAATACACAAATGCGTGTGGACAAAACAATATATGCCCGTACTTATGTTTGTAATTTAGCGGGAGAAAACCGCGATAAAGAACCCGTAGAGGATGAAGAAGTTTTGATAGGAAGTGTCGGTAGTGAGAAGAAGAAAAGGCGCAGAGATAAACTTCCTAGAAGTGGATGTAAGTTTAGGATCTATGTGATTAATAGGCGAAATACAAGGCATTGGGAGATAACATCGTTGGAGTTAAATCACAATCACGATGTTGTGTCGCCTTCTAAGATGAATTTGATTAAAAGGGAGCGACATGTAACCGTCGCCCAAAAGAATTTAATTAAGAGTTTACATGTTTCGGGTATTGCGCCTAGACAACAAATGAATATATTTGGAAAAATGCATGGATGAGAGGAGCAAGTAGGGTTTCATGCCCAACACTTGAGAAATGTCGTGCGAGATTTTAGAAAAGATAATTTGGGTGTGAATGATGCGCAAGCGGGATTGGATTTGTTACATAGGTTAGAAGAGGAAAGTGGAAGAAATTTTTTTATTCGGACTATAATTGATGAATAAGGAATATTGAAGTGTCTTTTATGGGTTGACCCCCGGTCGTTGTTGGCCTACAAAAATTTTGGTGATGTGGTTGCATTTGATACAACATATCGAACAAATAGGTATGCTATGTCGTTTGTGCCGTTCACCGGGGTGAATCATCACTATCAATCGGTTCTCTTTGGTTTTGCACTAATGCGTGATGAATTGAAGACTGCATTTGAGTGAGTTTTGGGTACTTGGTTAGAGGTCGTTGAAGGAAAAGCACATTTGGCTATTATCACCGATCAAGCGATGACGGGGGCAATTCAATCTCAACTACCGAACACGACACATTTGTTGTGTTCGTGGCACATTAGTAACAAATTTCCGAAGAAGCTCTCAGCCTACTATGCAAAGGAGGAATTTAAAGGTGACTTCAACAATTACATATATCATTCGTTGACCGAAGAAATCTTTGAGGATAGGTGGAAAGCATTGATCTTGAAGTACAAGTTGGAGGATAATACATGGTTGCAAGGTTTGTATAAATTGAAGCATAAGTGGATTGATGCTTATACACGTAACATTTTTTTCGCGGGTCAAAAAATAACTTCAAGAAGCGAAGGAATGAATGCCTTTTTTGATGCTTATGTAGGGTCTTGCACGAGGTTGAAAGAATTTGTTGAGGGTGCACAAAAAGTATTAGAAAGACAATTTATGCGTGAGAAAGAAGAGGATTATAATACACGTCATATAATTCATTGCATACGACTGAACACCGCCTTGGAGCAACATGCCGCTTCCATGTATACGAAAGAGATGTTCAAAAAAATTCAAGAGCAATTGGTTGAGGCCGCAAAGTACTTTATGGAGAAGGATAGAGACCGTTCCTTAGAAGATGTGGAGGATACGTACTACAAATGTTATTGACCATTAATGGTTGAGTATAAGAGAACCACTTATCTCGTTACCTTCAACAAGTTGTCATTTCGGGGTTCTTGCATATGTAAAATGTTTGAGCATTCGGGCATGCCATGTCATCATATTAATAGGACCACTCCCGGGAAAACCACCCCATCCCCAATCCCTCCTAATAGCGTCTATCCTCTCCCACTTTAGTCTCTTATTTATATCCCATTTCTCTTCCACAAGGCGGCGGATATCCATCTTCTCAGCCCTGGAAGACGAGTCTGCTGCAAATACAGATGCATGTGTAGGGGCCAGTGACACCTGCTGAGACGGCTGTGTCATGTCAATTACATCAGCCTCTCGAGTCTCTCCAACTTTAGGCCTCAGCGCCTCGAGAGAAAGATAAACATGTTGGAACACTGGAGCCATATATGTCGGACCTCTACCATCCTGCATGAATCTACAATACGACTCAAGAAACATATGGGCAATCCTCCCAAACTCCTGCTCATACTCAGGGGGAATGCTACTATCCATAGCTTGCAGACATGCCAACCCCTTCTGTATCTGCAAAATACATTTGTGGCATATAATCAGATGTTACTATAATGCAAAGGAGGAAACAATTCTACAAAATATCGGGGAAACAATTATTAACAAacttacaaggtcaaatgtctgGGAGTTGTTCAACAACTCCCGGGTGCTGTACTGTGGATCTGGCAAAGGTTGTGGCTTCCCAACACGCATCCGTGCAATGCCCGAGTACCACTGCATGTAGCCCGTGTCATCCACTGCGTCTGGCTGATGAGCAACTACAATCTCGGGGTGCTGACTAAAACGGGTCCACTCACCAATCTCGGCAAACCATATACCTCACCAGTCATAGGGATTAAACGGAATCATAGGCTTCCTATACTCTGTCATGTTAACAGGTGAACGTGGGATACCCTGTTTGAACCCGAACTGTCTCATCACCCTGTCTGAATACTGATACTCTACAACATCATAGCATAGCACTGGAATCCTGGCAAGACCAAAGTAATGAGCCTCCCAATCCTCGACCGATATGTCATGATCCCCACCCGAATCCTCCTCCACCTCGTGAAAGTGGCCATATGGCGTCCAAGACACAATATCTGCTGCTACTCCATCAAACTCGCCTCTATAATGTGGCAAACTATGATGAGGCGCCAATCTACTATCACGCCTACCTATAGCCCGTTTTCTCTTAACAACAATCTCAGTCCCAGGAACATCCTCATCCACAGGATCATCAGGAATAACATCAGCATGCACATTACCCTTCCCTCCCCTTCCCCTACCCTTACCCCTAACCTCCTTCACCTCCGTCACCGTCTTCCCCCTAACCTCCTTCCCTTATTTTCCTttcacctccttccccttattCCCCTTCTTCTCCTTAGGCTCCTCCTCCACCTCCTCCTCCGCCTCCTCCTCCTCAGCTACCACCTCATTTACCGGCCTAGCCCAAAACTCAGCTACTGGATATGAATCCCTGATAGGATCAGGAAGAGGTCTCTCAATCAAGAACCGTTCATATGCCCACAACTGCAACAACCACGTACAACAGGCAATCCTCTTGGCCCCTTTCTGTGCTGCATGCTCGAGCCCCCTATATAGATATGAAAGAACCGCAGAACCCCAAGACCAACTCTGCACACCCGTAAGATAGCGGAGGTGTCCAATGTACTTCGGGTGCACCACATTCCTACTACTGGTAGGAAATAGAACAGAACCAACGACCATGGACAGTTATGCCTGTGTGTGGATAGCAATCCTCCTCGGATCAGGACCCGGATCAGCCCTCCCATATCTCTGATACAACCAAGTGTACTTTATGCCAGCTCTGGCCCATCCCGCCTTCACCTCCTCCTCATCCAACGACTCAAACCACTGTCTCGAAAAATATGCCAAACCACTGTCCAGACCGTCTCCAACTAACGCATGACCAGCAACCGGTAAACCCAAAATATAACCAACATCCTCCAAAGTCACTGTCATTTCCCCCTGTCTCATGAAGAAGGTGTTGGTCTCGGGACGCCACCTCTCCACAAGTGCCGTGACAAGCCTCGCATCATTCTGCAAAACCACACTCGGATTTGCAAACACACCAAAACCAATGTTATGCAACAAGTCCTTCTGTGCATCAGATAAAACCCACATACGCATGTTTCTGTTCCCACAATAACACTCCAAAGGACCCCGCTCATGTCCCTCCCAAACATCCGAACTCACATAATAGGAGTTATCAaagataatgtcatgactaactGGACCCGACAATATGTTATCCATCCTGGAACAATAAACAAACAATTTAACGTTAGTTACTTCCACGTTTAAAATTGACCGTATAATGTACAAGAACCAGAATGTAACAAAATTTAGGCCTTGTTAATTCAAATCTCAACCAACACATATTAATCAATCAACAACATTGCGGAATCAAGACATTCTCACAAATACGACACAAACCACAGTCAACAACATTGAACAAAATGCAACCAAGACATTCTCACGTTACAGATTCCTACACAACCACAACTATCAACTATCAACATTCGACAAAACGCAACCATTACGATTAACTAATCACGATCAAGTAGAAACAATCATCACCATTAACGTATAATACGCACAAATCAGAATACACACAAATTAGAATACGCACAAAAACTGGAACAAATCATGATCAACCCAATATAAAAACACCCTTCAAGCTCTCATATATAAAAAGTATCTATAGATTTAAAACAGTGTAATCTTAAGACATGGATGAAACTAGAGGCCCAAGTAAAGCCAGTCATCAATACCTAAGTACCTAACTGAAAGAAACAAAAGATAAAAAAACCATCCACAACTCAGCAGATAAGTAAGCGATCTGCAACTTTGCAATTAACTCCTCAATAATATGATCGTATACTATATATAGACATCATTGTGGAAAATTTTAGAGCCACCAGCGTGGCCAATACGTTCCGACTATTAAATGACTAATAAAGCCTCGATCTCTATCTATTTTACTTCTTATAATCATCAATCAAACAACATTTACCACCGTCCACATATATACAACTACTAGCCTCCAACTAAATGACCGACCGATGATCTTCAAACTTTATCCATTTTATTTCTTATAATCGCTAATCAAACAACATTAAACCACCCAATCAAACAACATTAAACCACAATTCACATACAACCAATTATTAGCCTCCGACACTAAATGTACGATAAAGCTTCAAACTTTATGCATTTTACTTCTTATAATCACCGATCAAACAACAATTATCCACATAAAAACAATTACTAAAGTCATCGATCAGTTCCTACCTAAACGAAACAAACTAAATCGATCAGTTCCTGCCTAAACGAAACAATTACTAAAGTCATCGATCGGTATTgtcaaattcaaattctgaatTCAAGTTGGTTGTGGCATATGGGGTCGAATTACATATACACACATATTTACATATACATACAGAATTATAACCCAATCAATTCGAAGTAAACAAAGAACAATCAATTCAAtttcaaaaccctaaccctaagAACATACTAATACAAAGAAGAATCGAGAGAATCGAACCTTTGGGTAGAAAACGGTTGTTGGTTGGTTGTTGTTTCGGTTGAAATCGCCAGAAAATCGCCAGAGAAGGAGGAAGTCGAACCttagtgtttgtgtttgtgtaTATAACTGATGGAGAAGAAAGTCGGGCTATTATTAGTTTCTGCACTTTCCGCTAATATTATCCGCGGAAGGGAAATATGTTCCGCGGAAAAAAAGCGCGGAAATGGTAGCATTCCGCGGAAAAAAGCACGGACCGatcaatttttattttttttttattccTGGCGGTTGGATTCACGATCCAACGGCCAGGAGATAGTGTGTTAGTTAAGTGTTCCTGACACATGATTGTCAGGGAACAGGGAACAGGACCCttgattcatttattttaaggAATTGATTTTCTAAATTATCTTTTCAAAGTTCAGTTAAATATTagaaatagtttttaaaattttcgtccgaaataattaaaaaaataaatcttGCTTTATGTAGTTCGTTATTATATTCTTTTTCGAACACTGACCTTTCTTTGCCGGAAATTCGAGCTGAGAAGCAAATCAACTGTAGCCCTAACACACACAGATTAAAGGGGTTTGTcggagagagggagggagagagagatatagggagagagagagagtgagagagaagagTGAATTGTAGTAAAGCTAAGAGATGAGCAGCAGCAATGTTAATAACAGTACCAGTAACATACTGGTGGTGGGGAAGGAATCAATACAAGTAATTGCTCAGAAAATCGGTAACAATAATTTATCTCCTGATATCTTCCCCTCTCTCGCTGCTGATGTCGAATATCGTCTCCGCGAGATTATGCAGGTAATTCCCCCAATTCACCCTCCCTATTACCTCTCTCATTATATGTATGTTTGTATAATACTGTAATGTATTGCTTGGGCTTCAGGAAGCTATTAAATGTATGCACCATTCCAAACGCACTATTTTGACTTCCGAAGATGTCGATTTTGCTCTCCATCTTAGAAACCTAGAGGTACTAGCACTAATCTATTCTATCCCCCTCAGTTTAACTCAATTTTAATAGTAagttctttttttctttttttatattAGCCAATTTACGGGTTTGGATCGGGAGACACGTACAAGTTCAAGAAAGCTGCCGCACATAAGGATCTCTTCTACATTGATGACAAACAAGTCGATTTTAAAAATGTAACGCATTATCATATTTTTGCATCTTTAGTTTAGTTTAGTTTAGTTTAAGACTGTTTTTTATCACGTGTTTGGTCTAATTGCTCTATTTCCTTGAATCGGTTTTAAGGTTATGAAAGCACCTATATCTAAAACACCTCAAGATACTTCTGTTGTTTCTAATTGGCTTGCTGTTGAAGGTGTACAACCTGCTACTCCTGAAACTACTTTATTTGAAGGTAGTATCTTACCTCTACTTATGGCATCATAATTACTCCCTGATGTTTATCTTTCATATCGATATGTTTATATATCATTGTTGCTTTTGTGGTAATATTCTTTTTTCACATGTTTATCTTTTCTCTACTGTACGAAGCACTGGCGTCCCCATCTGATAACAAGAAAGCGGATTACAAAGACGATGAAATACCAGCTGACGTCAAATATCCAGTGAAGCATGTACTCTCTCGTGAGCTTCAGGTACCATCATATATCCATGTTCATTGTGTGCTCACTATGTCCTGTATTCCTCTTTTGATTCATTACGACTGCAAATGCTTTTCGGGGATTGTTGTGCAGCTTTACTTTGAAAAAATTACGGAACTTACGGTGGGTCGATCTGACTCTATACTCTTTAAAGAAGCACTGTTGAGCTTGGCAACTGATTCAGGCCTCCACCCATTAGTTCCTTATTTTACATATTTCATTGGCGACGAGGTAATCATAAATATCAATTGTGGTTGATGTTATCTGCACTTTTTTTAAATATGTCTGCATTGAAACACACCAACCTCCATGCCAAATAGTAATGTAAAGGTACTTGTATTATTACACGCTCACAAAAGTTAGCTTATGTTTATTTTTACCAAACTAGTCTGGCATTTAGTTGTTTACAGTTATATGATACTGTGGAATATAGATACTCACtcaattctaaaataatttccGGGCTTAAATATGTGATACAAGTTTATCTTCATTACCGAGTATGAAATATTgtt
It contains:
- the LOC141721337 gene encoding serine/threonine-protein phosphatase PP-X isozyme 2 produces the protein MSCELDRQIEQLKKCEPLKESQVKSLCLKAMEILVEESNVQRVDAPVTICGDIHGQFYDLKELFKVGGDCPKTNYLFLGDFVDRGFYSVETFLLLLALKVRYPDRITLIRGNHESRQITQVYGFYDECLRKYGSVNVWRYCTDIFDYLSLSALIENKIFSVHGGLSPTISTLDQIRTIDRKQEVPHDGGMCDLLWSDPEDIVDGWGLSPRGAGFLFGGSVVAPFNHTNNIDYICRAHQLVMEGYKWMFNNQIVTVWSAPNYCYRCGNVAAILELDENLNKKFRVFEAAPQESRGPPARKPAPDYFL
- the LOC141719897 gene encoding protein FAR1-RELATED SEQUENCE 5-like, whose product is MTGAIQSQLPNTTHLLCSWHISNKFPKKLSAYYAKEEFKGDFNNYIYHSLTEEIFEDRWKALILKYKLEDNTWLQGLYKLKHKWIDAYTRNIFFAGQKITSRSEGMNAFFDAYVGSCTRLKEFVEGAQKVLERQFMREKEEDYNTRHIIHCIRLNTALEQHAASMYTKEMFKKIQEQLVEAAKYFMEKDRDRSLEDVEDTYYKCY